The proteins below come from a single Methanobrevibacter sp. genomic window:
- a CDS encoding AMP-binding protein, with translation MTSLLGNFVNRVDFKSYKDFYDNFEFNVPKDFNFGFDVVDEYARIDPEKLALIWCDDNEKKVFTFSDMKKLSNQAANFFKSQGINKGDAVLLTLKNRYEFWICMVALHKIGAIAIPTTHMVKLHDITYRVENASIKMVVSVEEDQLIPDFEACEKELGIELKKALVGNIDKEGWFNFDKEIAKMSDEFERPTGEDATHEDETFLIYFSSGTTGNPKMVAHAHTYAIGHLITAKYWHNVVEDGVHHTSADTGWGKAVWGNLYGQWIAGAAIFIYDYVRFNGLDLMEKIIENKVNTFCAPPTIYRFLIKEDLSQFDFSDIQYATTAGEPLPPEVFKKFKEFTGLEIKEGFGQTETTLSLATFIWMESKTGCVGKPSPAYRINLLDTDGNGVDIGSEGEICFDVSEGRSVGLFKEYYRNQEKTDEAIYEGYYHCGDTAYVDEDGYYTFVGRNDDIIKSSGYRIGPYEVENAVISHPSVLECAITGVPDELRGQIVKATIVLAKGFEPSEELKKEIQNHVKHETAPYKYPRMIEFVEELPKTISGKIQRKIIRTEDEQKTNN, from the coding sequence ATGACATCTTTACTAGGAAACTTTGTAAATAGGGTTGATTTTAAATCGTATAAGGATTTTTACGATAATTTTGAATTTAATGTGCCAAAGGACTTCAACTTTGGTTTTGATGTAGTGGATGAGTATGCAAGGATAGACCCAGAAAAACTCGCATTGATTTGGTGTGATGACAATGAGAAAAAGGTCTTTACCTTTTCAGATATGAAAAAATTATCCAATCAGGCTGCAAACTTCTTTAAATCCCAAGGAATCAATAAGGGAGATGCAGTATTGCTTACCTTAAAAAATAGATATGAATTCTGGATCTGTATGGTTGCACTTCATAAGATAGGTGCAATAGCTATTCCAACCACTCATATGGTAAAGCTTCATGACATAACATATAGGGTAGAGAATGCAAGCATTAAAATGGTAGTGTCTGTTGAAGAGGATCAATTGATTCCAGATTTTGAAGCTTGTGAAAAAGAGCTTGGAATTGAGCTTAAAAAAGCTCTTGTAGGAAATATTGATAAGGAAGGCTGGTTTAATTTTGATAAGGAAATCGCTAAAATGAGTGATGAATTTGAAAGGCCAACTGGTGAAGATGCTACTCATGAAGATGAAACATTCCTTATTTATTTCTCAAGCGGAACTACTGGAAACCCTAAAATGGTTGCACATGCTCACACTTATGCAATTGGACACTTAATAACTGCCAAATATTGGCATAATGTTGTAGAAGACGGCGTTCACCATACCTCTGCTGATACAGGTTGGGGTAAAGCGGTATGGGGTAATCTATATGGTCAATGGATTGCAGGTGCAGCAATATTCATATATGACTATGTAAGGTTCAATGGTTTGGACTTAATGGAAAAGATTATCGAAAACAAGGTAAATACTTTCTGTGCACCTCCAACAATCTACAGATTCTTGATTAAAGAGGACTTGTCCCAATTTGACTTTTCAGACATTCAATATGCAACCACTGCAGGAGAGCCATTGCCTCCTGAAGTATTTAAGAAATTTAAAGAGTTCACCGGGCTTGAAATTAAGGAAGGGTTTGGCCAAACTGAAACTACCCTTTCATTAGCTACATTCATTTGGATGGAATCAAAAACAGGCTGTGTAGGTAAACCATCTCCAGCATATAGGATTAATCTTTTAGATACTGATGGAAATGGTGTAGATATTGGTTCTGAAGGAGAAATCTGTTTTGATGTATCTGAAGGCAGGTCTGTAGGTTTATTTAAAGAATATTATAGAAATCAGGAAAAGACTGATGAAGCGATTTATGAGGGTTATTACCACTGTGGTGACACAGCTTATGTGGATGAAGACGGTTATTACACATTTGTCGGTAGAAATGATGACATCATCAAGTCTTCAGGTTACCGTATTGGACCGTATGAAGTGGAAAATGCAGTTATTTCTCACCCTTCAGTTTTGGAATGTGCAATTACTGGAGTCCCTGATGAATTAAGAGGCCAAATTGTTAAGGCAACAATCGTTCTTGCAAAAGGATTTGAACCAAGTGAAGAGCTTAAAAAAGAGATTCAAAATCATGTAAAGCATGAAACCGCTCCTTACAAATATCCAAGAATGATTGAATTTGTTGAGGAATTGCCTAAAACAATCAGTGGTAAAATCCAAAGGAAAATCATCAGAACTGAGGATGAGCAAAAAACCAATAATTAA
- a CDS encoding cupin domain-containing protein, with amino-acid sequence MVKMSDVNKDIGMRIRELRELSDITTEEIAKELDVDEETYISYENGIIDIPASFLYQIAQIFKVDLALILTGEETRMTYFDVTRADKGFAVDRRKEYKYENLCKKFVHKKAEMFIVTVDPKEDAIPSLNSHAGQEFNYILEGTVKIFIKDNEIILNEGDSIFFDATCEHAMIALNDEKAKFLAVIM; translated from the coding sequence TTGGTTAAAATGAGTGACGTAAATAAAGATATCGGCATGAGAATTAGAGAATTAAGAGAATTGTCCGATATTACAACAGAAGAAATTGCTAAAGAACTTGATGTAGACGAAGAAACTTATATTTCATATGAAAATGGTATTATTGACATTCCAGCTAGTTTCTTATACCAAATTGCACAGATTTTCAAAGTGGATTTAGCATTGATTCTTACTGGTGAAGAAACTCGTATGACTTATTTTGATGTAACAAGAGCAGATAAGGGATTTGCTGTTGATAGAAGGAAAGAATATAAGTATGAAAACTTATGCAAAAAATTTGTTCATAAAAAAGCTGAAATGTTTATTGTGACCGTTGATCCTAAAGAAGATGCTATTCCTTCTTTAAACTCACATGCAGGTCAGGAATTCAATTATATTCTTGAAGGCACTGTTAAAATTTTCATTAAGGACAATGAAATTATTTTAAACGAAGGAGATTCTATATTCTTTGATGCAACTTGTGAACATGCAATGATTGCTTTAAATGATGAAAAGGCTAAATTCTTAGCTGTAATCATGTAA
- a CDS encoding MATE family efflux transporter, producing MQTNKNIESIIGDPKKAINRLAYPTILSMLLMFANNLIDSMWVSGLGSEPLAALGFMSPLYLVIIGFGVGIGAGANSLISRLIGAKQYEESNNAAIHSIIIASIVSILILLIGIFFLKDLLILFGAGEVIDYAMDYGIIIFLTSYIILFPAVVSSLFRAEGEIKRATVPLVFNAILNMIMDPIFIYYFNWGIKGAAIATVLSTFVNLAMMLYWYLIKRDTFIKLSLKYYHRKLEIYKEILLVSLPASCEEVIYSIVAICFNYLIMITAGTLEVAVFTVVWRFVSIGFLPCIAIGVSTITVSGIAYGARNFENFKTTINYSTFISFLITLIICTIFFVFAYPISEYFNFINGNPQMITRTAEVLRIMVFYNLFIPFGATAAYVYQGVGAGFKSLALTILRELVLSVFFAYLLGIVFKMGIFGVYLGAIIGMILGCFIGFSFIKIYERKFKKVCENKS from the coding sequence ATGCAAACAAATAAAAACATTGAATCAATAATAGGAGACCCTAAAAAAGCAATTAATAGATTGGCTTATCCCACAATATTGTCCATGCTTTTAATGTTTGCAAATAACTTAATTGATAGCATGTGGGTTAGCGGTCTTGGTTCAGAACCCCTTGCTGCTTTAGGATTCATGTCCCCATTGTACTTGGTGATTATTGGTTTTGGTGTTGGGATAGGTGCAGGTGCAAATTCCTTGATTTCACGTTTGATTGGCGCTAAACAATATGAGGAATCAAATAATGCAGCTATTCATAGTATCATAATTGCATCAATAGTTTCTATTCTTATTTTATTAATAGGCATTTTCTTTTTAAAGGATTTGCTTATTCTTTTCGGTGCTGGTGAAGTAATTGATTATGCAATGGATTATGGAATAATCATATTCCTGACCAGTTATATAATACTCTTTCCTGCAGTGGTTTCAAGTCTTTTTAGAGCAGAGGGAGAGATAAAAAGAGCTACTGTGCCTTTGGTTTTCAATGCAATATTAAATATGATTATGGATCCGATTTTCATTTATTATTTCAATTGGGGCATAAAAGGAGCAGCTATTGCCACTGTCTTGTCAACATTTGTAAACTTGGCAATGATGCTCTATTGGTACTTGATAAAAAGAGACACTTTCATAAAGTTAAGTTTAAAGTATTATCATAGAAAATTGGAAATCTATAAGGAAATTCTTCTTGTTAGTTTGCCTGCAAGCTGTGAAGAAGTGATTTATTCAATTGTAGCGATTTGCTTTAATTATTTGATAATGATTACTGCTGGAACATTGGAAGTGGCTGTCTTTACAGTTGTGTGGAGATTTGTTTCAATAGGATTCCTACCATGCATAGCTATTGGAGTCTCCACAATAACAGTTTCAGGAATTGCCTATGGGGCTAGAAACTTTGAAAATTTCAAGACAACAATCAATTATTCAACTTTCATCAGTTTTCTTATAACATTGATTATTTGCACTATATTCTTTGTTTTCGCTTATCCAATTTCAGAATATTTCAATTTTATAAATGGAAATCCTCAAATGATAACAAGAACTGCAGAAGTCCTTAGAATAATGGTTTTCTATAACCTTTTCATACCATTTGGAGCAACTGCAGCTTACGTTTATCAAGGCGTAGGTGCAGGATTCAAGTCATTGGCTTTGACTATTTTAAGAGAATTGGTCTTAAGTGTCTTCTTTGCTTACTTATTGGGTATTGTATTTAAAATGGGAATATTTGGCGTTTATTTAGGTGCAATAATCGGTATGATCTTAGGATGTTTCATTGGATTTTCATTCATAAAAATCTATGAGAGAAAATTTAAAAAAGTGTGTGAAAATAAGAGTTAA